TTTCACCCCGTAAGTGTAGGCCGGCTGGTGCAAGGCCTGGAAAGTTTTATTCCGGCCACGCCATACGGCATCACGCTTATGCTGGAGCAATACAACATACCTACCAGCGGCAAGCATGCCGTTGTCATTGGCCGCAGCAATATTGTGGGTCGCCCTATGAGCATTTTGCTGAGCAGCCAGCACCCCTATGGCAACTGCACCGTTACCGTTTGCCACAGCAAAACCGCCAACCTGAAAGAACTGACTTTGCAGGCCGACATCATTGTAGCAGCACTGGGCAGGCCCGGCTTCCTCACCGGCGATATGGTAAAGGAAGGAGCTGTCATCATCGACGTGGGCATTACCCGTGTGCCCGATGCCAGCAAAAAGAAAGGTTTTGCCATTAAGGGTGATGTAGACTTTGACAGCGTGGCCCCCAAGAGCAGTTGGATTACACCCGTACCCGGTGGCGTAGGTCTCATGACCATTGGTGCCCTCATGATGAACACACTGGCTGCCTCCGATCGTCGTTAATTTTTAGTGCCTGTTTCATTCAGGGATTTCCAAAGCAAATACGTTGAACCAACAATACTTGAATCAAACAGCTACACTTCCCGTAATGGAAGCCTTTTACACCCTGCAGGGCGAAGGCTACCATACTGGCAGGGCAGCCTATTTTATTCGCCTGGGCGGCTGCGATGTAGGCTGCGTATGGTGCGATGTAAAGGACAGCTGGGATGCCAGCAAACATCCACAACAATCCATAACCGACATTGTAAGTGCTGCCGCTTCCTTTCCCGGACGCATGGCGGTGATTACCGGCGGCGAACCGCTCATGCACAACCTCGATGCACTAACCGCGGCTTTGCATGAAGCCGGCTTCAGCATCAACATCGAAACCTCTGGCTCATCGCCACTCAGCGGCCAGGTCGACTGGATTTGTGTTTCGCCCAAAAAGTTTAAAGCGCCCCTGCCCGAAGTACTGGCCGCAGCCCACGAACTGAAAGTGGTGGTGTTTAATAAAACTGATTTTGACTGGGCTGAAAAACACGCCGCCATGGTGCCTGCGCATTGCAAATTGTATTTACAACCCGAGTGGGAAAAACGCAACGAAATGACGCCGCTGATTGTTGAGTACATTCAGCAGCATCCGCAGTGGCAACTGAGTTTACAAACACATAAATACATTGGGGTACCGTGAGGAAGTGGGTTGGTTAATTGGGTGATTAGTTGATTGGTTAATTAGTTAATTAGGGAATGGGGGACTGAAAACTGCACATTAAGGAGCATAGGAACGCAACAACAAAACAGCTATGTACGAACACGATAGTATAAAACCATTTGAAGGCAAAGAAGGCAGCAAGAAAGAGCAGGTAGCAGATATGTTCAACCAGATTGCTCACCGCTACGATTTTCTCAACCGCTTTTTGAGTGCAGGTATTGATGTCGGCTGGCGCAAAAAAGCCATCAAACAATTGGCTGGCCTGCAACCTGCTACCCTGCTGGATGTAGCCACGGGCACTGCCGATGTGGCGCTGATGGCCAAAAACATGTTGCCCAGTTTGCAGCAGGTTACCGGCATCGACATTAGTGATGGCATGCTCGAATTGGGTCGTAAAAAAATTGCTGACCGCCAGTTGAGCAACAGCATACAGCTGTTCAATGGCGACAGCGAGGCAATAAATTTTCCTGATGCATCGTTTGATGCCATTACGGTAGCTTTCGGGGTACGCAATTTTGCCCATTTGGAAAAAGGCCTCAGCGAAATGCTGCGGGTGCTGAAGCCGGGTGGCAAAGTGGTGATACTCGAATTTAGTAAGCCCAGCTTGCCCGGTGTGAAAGGATTGTACAACCTGTACACAAAAACGGTTGCACCCGGTGCAGGTGGTTTCATTGCCGGCAACAAAGCCGCTTACAAATACCTGAATGATAGCATTCAGGCATTTCCCGAAGGCAACCAATTTGTAGAGATCATGAAAAAATGCGGTTATGTAAGCACTTACAAAAAACCGCTGAGCTTAGGAATATGTACTATTTATTGCGGAAGCAAGTCCTGATTGTTGTAGCCGGCTTACTAGCCCTGAGTACTGTGCAGGCACAAAATTTGAAAACCCTGCACCGGCTCGAACGGGAGAATGATCCGTTTTATTTTGGCCTGAGTCTAGGGTACGCTTCTTCGTACCTGCACCCCAGCAAGCACGCAATATTTTTGCAAAACGACAGCATCCTGACAGCCGAACCCAACCGCAGTCCGGGCTACTCACTGCGTTTGATAGCGACAGCCCGCCTCAGCAAACGTTTTGAAGTACGGGCCAATCCCGGCCTCATTCTCGGCCTCGACCGCTCTTTTACGTACACATTAGGCAGCCGCCAGTTGTTCGAAGAACCGGTTCAAACCAAAATCATTCAAAGCAATATTGCTACGTTTCCGTTTCACCTCAAGTTCAACTCCGACCGCATCAACAATTTTAAAGTGTATGTGCTGGCCGGTGTGAAATACGATATTGATTTGGCCAGCAATGCCAAAACCAGAAATGCGGATGATTTGGTAAAACTGAAAAAGAATGATTTTGGTGCTGAAGTAGGTATCGGCTTCAATTTTTACCTGCCCTTTGTAACGGTTTCGCCGGAAATAAAATTCAGCAACGGCCTCAGCAATATTCATGCAAGAGATGCTGCGCTGAAATATTCCAGCGTGTTTGATCAATTGCGTTCCCGCATGGTCTTCTTCACTATACATTTGGAGCAATAATTCATTTGCTCAACGCTCTACTATGAAATTCTGGATGGCCTTACTGCTCTGCAGTAGTAATTCTGTTTGTATGTCGCAGGAAAATGTTGTCATCCAGCGCAACACCTACAGCATGATGGTAGATGCGAACTTGGATATCGATTCGACAGGTGCATCAAATACTGATTTGATTGTACGCTTTCCGTTAAAATCTGTGGCCGACAGATTTAGTGAAAACATCAATGTGATGATTGACTCTGTCAGTGGTCGGGGTCTTAGTTTAAAAGAATATGTACGTGCATCTGCCATATATATGAAAAGCAGATTCAGCGACATTATCATGAACGAAAGCAAAGAATTAAAGTCGCCAAACGGTCAACATTATATTGAACTAGTTTATACTGCCTCTCTCAACAAATTCGAACTTCAGTTTGAGCAACGCTATATCCAAACAACCAACGCTGTCATTGTGATTACATTTACAGCAGAGCAAAATCAATTCAACAATTACAAGGAAAAGGCTAGGAAAATATTGGATTCAATTAAGCTGAACGAAAATCCAAAATTTTTAACTTTAGAGGAATGAAATGGTTTAACACTGTACCTCTGAGAAGAGAGTTTCGAATCATTTAAATCAAGTTCCACCCTTGCAAATGGCCTACTGCAAGCTGCACATTCTTCTTCTGATTTGCCTTAAGCTTTCTGCCTTCCGCCTTCATTAAAATCATACTCTCTCCGGAACATATTCCACCGGATACCAATGCCAGCAACAATAGTTGTTTGTTTGGCTTGTACATCGGTGTCAAAAATGCGGCACATCAGGTTGGCATCGAGAAAAAGAATTCTTTCAACCGAGTTTGATCAATTGCATTCTCGAATGGTCTTCTTCACCCTACATTTGGAGCAATAATTCATTGCTCAAATTTTTTCCTATGAAATTTTGGATGGCTTTGCTGCTGTGCAGCGTAACGGCAGTTGTTGCAGCCCAGGAAACAATCACCATCAAGCGGTCAACTTATGGCATTGCTGTAGACAAATCTATGCGCATAGATACTGCCGGCACCTCTATGGCAGACTTTATCGCTTTCTTTCCCTTGCAATCAGAAACCGACAAGTTTGGTGAAAACCTGAATGTGGTAATGGAACCCACCAATGGTGTGGATGTAACGCTGGAAGAATATGTTCGTATGTCGCTTGAGCAACTGAAACAGTATTTTGGTGATATAGCTATTGTTGAAAACAAAACCGTATCAACTACTAAAGGACAGCCATACCATAAGCTCGTATATACAGCCAGCATGAACGGTTTCTTGCTGCAATTTGAACAACGTTACATCAGCACTGCCGACTACACATATGTACTCACATTTACAGCAGAGCAAAGCCAATTCAATGCTTACAAAGAAAAAGCGGGTAAAATATTGGGGTCTTTTAAGCTGCATTAATTGATACCCAAATCATCTACTAATTTGGCTTCCGGCGCAAGCTCTTCTTTTGAGCAGCCAATTTTATCCATCAAAATCGTATAAACGATTTCTGTAACTGCCTGTTGATTGATGCCATGCGATTGTATGAGCATGCCGCTATTCAATTGAATTATATCCTGTACAAACAGGCGTATACTTTTTGCAGGAATACAAGTTTTAAAAGTTGTTATCAATACGTTCAACACAAGCATGAAAAGAATTACACCAATGCCTGTGTAATACCAACTTTGATACTTACTGTCATCACTAAAAATCCAAATAGCTAACAGCGCTGCATTGAAAAGTAGCGTAGCCAAAACTGCATACCGAAACCAAGATTTGTATGGGTTTGGCAATTGTAATGCGGGCAATTCAAATCTCGTTGTTGCTTTCAATTGCTCATAAGCAAGTCTCCTGCCCGCTTTTGGCATCAGTGCATTGAGATCCGTTTCCAATGAAATATGAGCTTCAGAAAAAAGCTGTTCTTTCAATGCTTTGCGCAACCTGAAGAATACAATTTGGTGCAAGCAGCCGTCAACAGATTGATGCTGCAATTTGCTTTGAACGACTTGTAACAAATCTCCAACAGTAATGATTTTTTCAGCTTCTGCATCTGGAATAGCAATCCCGAAGGTTTGCTCAATTTCCATGATAATTTCTACAGAATCCAATCCCATTAAGCAGGTGTGTTTGGTACTTTGTTGATAAAGAATGTCCCTCCCTTCTACCCTTTGCCTTCAGCGTTCTGCATTCAGCCTTCGTCAATAATCATATTCTCTCCGGAACATATTCCAGCGGATACCTATGCCAGCAACAGTTGTGGTTTGTTTGGCTTGTACATCGGTATCAAAAATGCGGTACATCAGGTTGGCATCGAGAAACAAATTTTCTTTCAACTCGTAAGATGCGGTAAAGGAACCAAGTACGCCTTTGCTGCCAATGCCACTCAGCATGGGATAATTACCCTCCCGCAAACGGCTACCACCAGCTGTGCTCAATGTGTTTAACCTGTTTACATTGCTGCCGAAGCTATAACCGGCACTATCGAGGCCTTGCTGCCAGTAGCTGGCCCTTGCTTGCAGGTACAATTTGCGCAGTGGTTGATAGCG
The Phnomibacter ginsenosidimutans genome window above contains:
- a CDS encoding bifunctional 5,10-methylenetetrahydrofolate dehydrogenase/5,10-methenyltetrahydrofolate cyclohydrolase, which translates into the protein MDYQNVNSRQPISQRPQAVPYLCGMQLLDGKVASAAIKEKVKSLVAERLQQGKKAPHLAAILVGTDGASETYVASKVKTCEELGFASTLIRMDSDTTEAALLEQIEALNANDDVDGILVQLPLPKHISEAKVIETIHPNKDVDGFHPVSVGRLVQGLESFIPATPYGITLMLEQYNIPTSGKHAVVIGRSNIVGRPMSILLSSQHPYGNCTVTVCHSKTANLKELTLQADIIVAALGRPGFLTGDMVKEGAVIIDVGITRVPDASKKKGFAIKGDVDFDSVAPKSSWITPVPGGVGLMTIGALMMNTLAASDRR
- a CDS encoding 7-carboxy-7-deazaguanine synthase QueE: MNQTATLPVMEAFYTLQGEGYHTGRAAYFIRLGGCDVGCVWCDVKDSWDASKHPQQSITDIVSAAASFPGRMAVITGGEPLMHNLDALTAALHEAGFSINIETSGSSPLSGQVDWICVSPKKFKAPLPEVLAAAHELKVVVFNKTDFDWAEKHAAMVPAHCKLYLQPEWEKRNEMTPLIVEYIQQHPQWQLSLQTHKYIGVP
- the ubiE gene encoding bifunctional demethylmenaquinone methyltransferase/2-methoxy-6-polyprenyl-1,4-benzoquinol methylase UbiE — protein: MYEHDSIKPFEGKEGSKKEQVADMFNQIAHRYDFLNRFLSAGIDVGWRKKAIKQLAGLQPATLLDVATGTADVALMAKNMLPSLQQVTGIDISDGMLELGRKKIADRQLSNSIQLFNGDSEAINFPDASFDAITVAFGVRNFAHLEKGLSEMLRVLKPGGKVVILEFSKPSLPGVKGLYNLYTKTVAPGAGGFIAGNKAAYKYLNDSIQAFPEGNQFVEIMKKCGYVSTYKKPLSLGICTIYCGSKS
- a CDS encoding porin family protein, whose product is MRKQVLIVVAGLLALSTVQAQNLKTLHRLERENDPFYFGLSLGYASSYLHPSKHAIFLQNDSILTAEPNRSPGYSLRLIATARLSKRFEVRANPGLILGLDRSFTYTLGSRQLFEEPVQTKIIQSNIATFPFHLKFNSDRINNFKVYVLAGVKYDIDLASNAKTRNADDLVKLKKNDFGAEVGIGFNFYLPFVTVSPEIKFSNGLSNIHARDAALKYSSVFDQLRSRMVFFTIHLEQ
- a CDS encoding acyl carrier protein gives rise to the protein MGLDSVEIIMEIEQTFGIAIPDAEAEKIITVGDLLQVVQSKLQHQSVDGCLHQIVFFRLRKALKEQLFSEAHISLETDLNALMPKAGRRLAYEQLKATTRFELPALQLPNPYKSWFRYAVLATLLFNAALLAIWIFSDDSKYQSWYYTGIGVILFMLVLNVLITTFKTCIPAKSIRLFVQDIIQLNSGMLIQSHGINQQAVTEIVYTILMDKIGCSKEELAPEAKLVDDLGIN